Proteins from a single region of Drosophila biarmipes strain raj3 chromosome 3R, RU_DBia_V1.1, whole genome shotgun sequence:
- the LOC108025122 gene encoding uncharacterized protein LOC108025122, whose translation MASAKLLLCTALVAIMAANCSAGLLDSVLPTVVKDFYNSAPTKEGYRFNIDDPNGSKREEVGVIMNPGTDKEELVVMGTYSTYDEKTDTDTVTMYTADKNGYKARYQIKNRKLSPGALKSAAG comes from the exons ATGGCCTCAGCGAAATTG CTACTCTGCACTGCCCTGGTGGCCATCATGGCAGCCAACTGCTCGGCTGGACTTTTGGATTCCGTCCTTCCTACGGTTGTGAAAGATTTTTACAACTCCGCTCCCACCAAGGAGGGCTATCGCTTCAA cATTGACGACCCGAATGGAAGCAAACGCGAGGAAGTGGGTGTCATCATGAACCCAGGAACCGACAAGGAGGAGCTGGTGGTCATGGGAACCTACTCCACGTACGATGAGAAGACTGATACCGATACGGTCACCATGTACACCGCCGACAAGAATGGTTACAAGGCGCGCTACCAAATCAAGAACCGCAAACTGAGCCCTGGAGCCCTGAAGTCCGCCGCTGGTTAA
- the LOC108025015 gene encoding uncharacterized protein LOC108025015, with protein sequence MAKSHAILLGLLAIMASLSGAIGLDQGLTLSAAQSQGCQCSAKMSCSCCQSVSVSLMLETSTLCLSLSIGAPSGSINLGATLDGTSVGAFSLNPLTPPTYCVPAISLASLDVCLKVNIEVKGAAVKACPTFYTNYSSSQVAGYDFPCVQVGVNGVGLV encoded by the exons ATGGCTAAGTCCCATGCCATCCTGCTTGGTCTTCTGGCTATTATGGCCAGTTTAAGTGGTGCAATTGGATTGGATCAAGGACTCACACTCTCGGCTGCACAGAGCCAGGGTTGCCAATGCTCTGCGAAGATGTCCTGCAGCTGTTGCCAAAGCGTTTCGGTCAGCCTTATGCTCGAAACCAGTACTC TTTGCCTCAGCTTGTCTATTGGTGCACCCAGTGGATCCATAAACTTGGGAGCTACCCTGGATGGAACTTCGGTGGGCGCGTTCTCCCTTAACCCCTTGACCCCGCCCACATACTGCGTGCCTGCGATCTCACTGGCTTCCCTGGACGTGTGCCTCAAAGTAAACATCGAGGTGAAGGGAGCCGCGGTCAAGGCCTGTCCCACCTTCTATACCAACTATAGCAGCAGCCAGGTCGCAGGATACGATTTTCCCTGCGTTCAAGTAGGGGTGAATGGTGTTGGCCTGGTCTGA